The following are encoded together in the Bubalus bubalis isolate 160015118507 breed Murrah chromosome 14, NDDB_SH_1, whole genome shotgun sequence genome:
- the NCOA5 gene encoding nuclear receptor coactivator 5 isoform X2, producing MRDPRDLRDHRDSRDIRDHRDSRSMRDARDMRDLRDFRDLRETRNFRDHRDPMYDRYREMRDSRDPILRREGSYDRYLRMDDYCRRKDDAYFDRYRDSFDGRGPPGPESQSRAKERLKREERRREELYRQYFEEIQRRFDAERPVDCSVIVVNKQTKDYAESVGRKVRDLGMVVDLIFLNTEVSLSQALEDVSRGGSPFAIVITQQHQIHRSCTVNIMFGTPQEHRNMPQADAMVLVARNYERYKNECREKEREEIARQAAKMADEAILQERERGGPEEGMRGGHPPAIQSLLNLLADNRYLTAEETDKIINYLRERKERLMRSSTDSLPGPISRQPLGATSGASLKTQPSSQPLQSGQVLPSATPTPAAPPTSQQELQAKILSLFNSGTVVANSSSASPSVAAGNTQNQNFSTAANSQPQQRSQASGNQPPSILGQAGSARNMGPRPGAPSQGLFGQPSTLLAPASNLASQRPVSSTSINFDNPSVQKALDTLIQSGPALSHLVSQTTAQVRQPQAPLGSFQRHY from the exons ATGCGAGACCCCCGAGATTTGCGGGACCACAGGGATAGCAGAGACATTCGGGATCACCGAGACAGCAGAAGTATGCGTGATGCTCGGGACATGAGGGATCTTAGAGACTTTCGTGACCTAAGAGAGACTAGGAATTTTCGAGATCACCGAGATCCCATGTACGACAGATACAGAGAGATGAGAGACTCCCGAGATCCCATTCTCAG aAGAGAAGGCTCTTATGACCGATACCTGCGAATGGATGACTACTGCAGGAGGAAAGATGATGCTTACTTTGACCGTTACAGAGATAGCTTTGATGGACGTGGCCCTCCAGGCCCAGAAAGTCAGTCTCGTGCAAAAG AGCGTCTGAAACGTGAGGAGCGTCGTAGAGAAGAGCTCTATCGTCAGTATTTTGAGGAAATCCAGAGACGCTTTGATGCCGAGAGGCCTGTTGATTGTTCTGTGATTGTGGTCAACAAGCAAACTAA AGATTATGCTGAATCTGTGGGGCGGAAGGTCCGAGACCTAGGCATGGTAGTAGATTTAATCTTCCTCAACACGGAAGTATCACTGTCACAAGCCCTGGAGGATGTTAGCAGGGGAGGGTCTCCCTTTGCTATTGTCATCACCCAGCAACACCAGATTCACCGCTCCTGTACAGTCAACATCATGTTTGGAACCCCTCAAG AGCATCGCAACATGCCCCAGGCAGATGCCATGGTGCTGGTGGCCAGAAATTATGAGCGCTATAAAAATGAGTGCCGGGAGAAGGAGCGCGAGGAGATTGCCAGACAGGCGGCCAAGATGGCTGATGAAGCCATCCTCCAGGAGAGAGAGCGAGGAGGCCCTGAGGAGGGAATGCGTGGGGGGCACCCCCCAGCCATCCAGAGCCTCCTCAACCTGCTGGCCGACAACAGGTACCTCACTGCTGAAGAGACTGACAAGATCATCAACTACCTGCGAGAGAGGAAGGAGCGGCTTATGAGGAGCAGCACCGACTCTCTGCCTG GCCCGATTTCCCGTCAACCACTCGGGGCGACCTCGGGTGCCTCACTGAAGACACAGCCAAGCTCTCAACCGCTCCAGAGTGGCCAAGTGCTCCCGTCTGCTACACCCACTCCAGCtgcaccccccacctcccagcaagAGCTTCAGGCCAAAATCCTCAGCCTCTTCAATAGTGGCACGGTCGTGGCCAATAGCAGCTCTGCATCCCCCTCAGTTGCTGCCGGAAACACCCAGAACCAGAATTTTTCCACAGCAGCAAACAGCCAGCCTCAGCAAAGATCACAGGCCTCTGGTAATCAGCCTCCAAGCATTTTGGGACAGGCAGGATCTGCTCGGAACATGGGCCCCAGGCCTGGGGCTCCTTCCCAAGGGCTCTTTGGCCAGCCTTCCACCCTCCTGGCACCTGCCAGCAACTTGGCTAGCCAGAGGCCCGTGTCTTCCACAAGTATCAACTTTGACAATCCAAGTGTACAGAAAGCTCTGGACACCCTGATCCAGAGTGGCCCTGCTCTCTCCCACCTGGTTAGCCAGACCACAGCACAGGTGAGGCAGCCCCAGGCCCCCTTAGGATCGTTCCAGAGGCATTACTGA
- the NCOA5 gene encoding nuclear receptor coactivator 5 isoform X1 yields MNTAPSRPSPTRRDPYGFGDSRDTRRDRSPIRGSPRREPRDGRNGRDARDGRDMRDPRDLRDHRDSRDIRDHRDSRSMRDARDMRDLRDFRDLRETRNFRDHRDPMYDRYREMRDSRDPILRREGSYDRYLRMDDYCRRKDDAYFDRYRDSFDGRGPPGPESQSRAKERLKREERRREELYRQYFEEIQRRFDAERPVDCSVIVVNKQTKDYAESVGRKVRDLGMVVDLIFLNTEVSLSQALEDVSRGGSPFAIVITQQHQIHRSCTVNIMFGTPQEHRNMPQADAMVLVARNYERYKNECREKEREEIARQAAKMADEAILQERERGGPEEGMRGGHPPAIQSLLNLLADNRYLTAEETDKIINYLRERKERLMRSSTDSLPGPISRQPLGATSGASLKTQPSSQPLQSGQVLPSATPTPAAPPTSQQELQAKILSLFNSGTVVANSSSASPSVAAGNTQNQNFSTAANSQPQQRSQASGNQPPSILGQAGSARNMGPRPGAPSQGLFGQPSTLLAPASNLASQRPVSSTSINFDNPSVQKALDTLIQSGPALSHLVSQTTAQVRQPQAPLGSFQRHY; encoded by the exons AGATCCATATGGCTTTGGAGATAGTCGAGATACAAGACGTGATCGATCGCCCATTCGAGGAAGTCCAAGAAGAGAGCCCAGGGATGGCAGGAATGGCCGGGATGCTCGAGATGGCAGAGACATGCGAGACCCCCGAGATTTGCGGGACCACAGGGATAGCAGAGACATTCGGGATCACCGAGACAGCAGAAGTATGCGTGATGCTCGGGACATGAGGGATCTTAGAGACTTTCGTGACCTAAGAGAGACTAGGAATTTTCGAGATCACCGAGATCCCATGTACGACAGATACAGAGAGATGAGAGACTCCCGAGATCCCATTCTCAG aAGAGAAGGCTCTTATGACCGATACCTGCGAATGGATGACTACTGCAGGAGGAAAGATGATGCTTACTTTGACCGTTACAGAGATAGCTTTGATGGACGTGGCCCTCCAGGCCCAGAAAGTCAGTCTCGTGCAAAAG AGCGTCTGAAACGTGAGGAGCGTCGTAGAGAAGAGCTCTATCGTCAGTATTTTGAGGAAATCCAGAGACGCTTTGATGCCGAGAGGCCTGTTGATTGTTCTGTGATTGTGGTCAACAAGCAAACTAA AGATTATGCTGAATCTGTGGGGCGGAAGGTCCGAGACCTAGGCATGGTAGTAGATTTAATCTTCCTCAACACGGAAGTATCACTGTCACAAGCCCTGGAGGATGTTAGCAGGGGAGGGTCTCCCTTTGCTATTGTCATCACCCAGCAACACCAGATTCACCGCTCCTGTACAGTCAACATCATGTTTGGAACCCCTCAAG AGCATCGCAACATGCCCCAGGCAGATGCCATGGTGCTGGTGGCCAGAAATTATGAGCGCTATAAAAATGAGTGCCGGGAGAAGGAGCGCGAGGAGATTGCCAGACAGGCGGCCAAGATGGCTGATGAAGCCATCCTCCAGGAGAGAGAGCGAGGAGGCCCTGAGGAGGGAATGCGTGGGGGGCACCCCCCAGCCATCCAGAGCCTCCTCAACCTGCTGGCCGACAACAGGTACCTCACTGCTGAAGAGACTGACAAGATCATCAACTACCTGCGAGAGAGGAAGGAGCGGCTTATGAGGAGCAGCACCGACTCTCTGCCTG GCCCGATTTCCCGTCAACCACTCGGGGCGACCTCGGGTGCCTCACTGAAGACACAGCCAAGCTCTCAACCGCTCCAGAGTGGCCAAGTGCTCCCGTCTGCTACACCCACTCCAGCtgcaccccccacctcccagcaagAGCTTCAGGCCAAAATCCTCAGCCTCTTCAATAGTGGCACGGTCGTGGCCAATAGCAGCTCTGCATCCCCCTCAGTTGCTGCCGGAAACACCCAGAACCAGAATTTTTCCACAGCAGCAAACAGCCAGCCTCAGCAAAGATCACAGGCCTCTGGTAATCAGCCTCCAAGCATTTTGGGACAGGCAGGATCTGCTCGGAACATGGGCCCCAGGCCTGGGGCTCCTTCCCAAGGGCTCTTTGGCCAGCCTTCCACCCTCCTGGCACCTGCCAGCAACTTGGCTAGCCAGAGGCCCGTGTCTTCCACAAGTATCAACTTTGACAATCCAAGTGTACAGAAAGCTCTGGACACCCTGATCCAGAGTGGCCCTGCTCTCTCCCACCTGGTTAGCCAGACCACAGCACAGGTGAGGCAGCCCCAGGCCCCCTTAGGATCGTTCCAGAGGCATTACTGA
- the NCOA5 gene encoding nuclear receptor coactivator 5 isoform X3, which yields MNTAPSRPSPTRRDPYGFGDSRDTRRDRSPIRGSPRREPRDGRNGRDARDGRDMRDPRDLRDHRDSRDIRDHRDSRSMRDARDMRDLRDFRDLRETRNFRDHRDPMYDRYREMRDSRDPILRREGSYDRYLRMDDYCRRKDDAYFDRYRDSFDGRGPPGPESQSRAKERLKREERRREELYRQYFEEIQRRFDAERPVDCSVIVVNKQTKDYAESVGRKVRDLGMVVDLIFLNTEVSLSQALEDVSRGGSPFAIVITQQHQIHRSCTVNIMFGTPQEHRNMPQADAMVLVARNYERYKNECREKEREEIARQAAKMADEAILQERERGGPEEGMRGGHPPAIQSLLNLLADNRYLTAEETDKIINYLRERKERLMRSSTDSLPGELRGRAEARFPVNHSGRPRVPH from the exons AGATCCATATGGCTTTGGAGATAGTCGAGATACAAGACGTGATCGATCGCCCATTCGAGGAAGTCCAAGAAGAGAGCCCAGGGATGGCAGGAATGGCCGGGATGCTCGAGATGGCAGAGACATGCGAGACCCCCGAGATTTGCGGGACCACAGGGATAGCAGAGACATTCGGGATCACCGAGACAGCAGAAGTATGCGTGATGCTCGGGACATGAGGGATCTTAGAGACTTTCGTGACCTAAGAGAGACTAGGAATTTTCGAGATCACCGAGATCCCATGTACGACAGATACAGAGAGATGAGAGACTCCCGAGATCCCATTCTCAG aAGAGAAGGCTCTTATGACCGATACCTGCGAATGGATGACTACTGCAGGAGGAAAGATGATGCTTACTTTGACCGTTACAGAGATAGCTTTGATGGACGTGGCCCTCCAGGCCCAGAAAGTCAGTCTCGTGCAAAAG AGCGTCTGAAACGTGAGGAGCGTCGTAGAGAAGAGCTCTATCGTCAGTATTTTGAGGAAATCCAGAGACGCTTTGATGCCGAGAGGCCTGTTGATTGTTCTGTGATTGTGGTCAACAAGCAAACTAA AGATTATGCTGAATCTGTGGGGCGGAAGGTCCGAGACCTAGGCATGGTAGTAGATTTAATCTTCCTCAACACGGAAGTATCACTGTCACAAGCCCTGGAGGATGTTAGCAGGGGAGGGTCTCCCTTTGCTATTGTCATCACCCAGCAACACCAGATTCACCGCTCCTGTACAGTCAACATCATGTTTGGAACCCCTCAAG AGCATCGCAACATGCCCCAGGCAGATGCCATGGTGCTGGTGGCCAGAAATTATGAGCGCTATAAAAATGAGTGCCGGGAGAAGGAGCGCGAGGAGATTGCCAGACAGGCGGCCAAGATGGCTGATGAAGCCATCCTCCAGGAGAGAGAGCGAGGAGGCCCTGAGGAGGGAATGCGTGGGGGGCACCCCCCAGCCATCCAGAGCCTCCTCAACCTGCTGGCCGACAACAGGTACCTCACTGCTGAAGAGACTGACAAGATCATCAACTACCTGCGAGAGAGGAAGGAGCGGCTTATGAGGAGCAGCACCGACTCTCTGCCTGGTGAGCTACGTGGCAGGGCCGAG GCCCGATTTCCCGTCAACCACTCGGGGCGACCTCGGGTGCCTCACTGA